The following is a genomic window from Bacillota bacterium.
GGCAGAGGGCATGGACAGTCGGTCCGCCGCCCGGCCCCCGGGGAGAATCCCGGGAAGGACCCCCGGGCGGGTCGCCGGTCAGGCCCAATAGCTCATCCGGGCCCGGCTCATGGGACCATAGGGCGCCGTCGCCGACCAAGGCCTTGAGCTCGGTCCAGGCTTCCTTGACTTCGACCGGGCCGTATCTACCGGCCAGTTCGCCCGACGCCCGGCCAAGGTCGATCAGGCCGCCGTCGTCGAGGTCCAGGATGTCCCAGGCCACCGGGTCGACGATGTGGAGGGCCCCGCTATTGACATCGAGGACGAGTCGCTCGCCCTGACCTTCGAACCGGTGGATCTGGCCGCTCTTGGTCAATGTCGATTCACGGTCCTTTGCCAAATGAACAAGCCCGTCCCGCTGATGGACGGGCTTGACTCCAAGCTCACGTGAGTCACCGGACGTTAAATGGAAACGGCCGATGCAAGGCGCCGGGTCAGCGGGGGCAGACTTGGTTGCCGACGGTGCACGAGGTCTTGCAGGCCGACTGGCACGACGTCTGGCAATTGACACACCGCTCGTCGGGGGTCACCCGCTTGAAGGGGTTGACGACCGTCCGGACGTGCTTTTGGGCCCCGCTCTTCTTGGGCTCGGACACACTCTTTTCCTCCCTCGACAGGTCCTGGATGCTTTGCCGTCCTGAATTATAGCACAAGGCGGAAGGCCCCGTCCACCGCCGTCAGAGCCCGGGGTATCAGAGCCCGGGACAGAGGCGGCCGGCCACCTCGTCCAGGCCGAGGCGCTCGATCTCGGACCGAGCCGGTCGGCCGGTCTCGTCCATCCCCATGAGCCGATAGTACTCGTCGAGCATCCGCTCGACGTCGGGGACGGAGCCGGCGGCCGGACCGTCGGGCAGGGGTTCAAGGAAGCGCCGGGGCACCCGATCATCGGCTCTGGCCATCCCGAAGGCGCAGTTGATGAGGCGTTTCAGGGTCCAGATGCGACGGCCGACGGTGAGCAGTTCCTCGATGGTCAAATCGAAGCCGGTCACCGCCTTGAGCCCGGCCACCAGTTCCTCGCCGCTGATGATCGACCCACCGACGTAACAGAAGGCCAGTGCCCCGCCGAGGACTTGGCCGGCGTCCTGCGCCCGGACGTGCAGGGCCGCCTTCCCCTCGCTGGTCTGGGCGGACTCCGGCGGCTCGACCCCGAGGTCGGGGAGATAGACGGCTCCGAGTTCGGCGTAGTAGGTCAGCCCGGACAGGTGCGACGCCCCGCGGTCTGACGTGGCGTACTGGAGGGCCAGGCCGTGCATGGCTCGCGGGTCATGGTAGGGCGGCTCGACCCCCTTGACCGTCATCAGGAAGCCCTGAGCCTCGCGGCCCAGGGTGGAGGCGAAGCGTTCCGAGCCTTCGGCCAGGCGTTCGCCGAAGCCCTCCCGCCTGGCGATCTGAGTGGTCAACTGAATGGCGGCGTCGGGGTCGCCCCAGCGAAGGTCGAGGCCTCCGGTATCGCCACGGCCGATGAGCCCCCGCTCGAAGGCCTCGAAGGCGAAGGCCAGAGTCCCGCCGCAGCTGATGGTGTCAAGCCCTTGTCGATTGCAGATCTCGTTGAGTTTGGCCACCGCCCGCAGGTCGTCTATTTTGAGCATCGTCCCAAAGGAAGCGACGGTTTCGTACTCCGGTCCGGGACCCTGCTCCACCGGGTAGGGCTCGCCGTCCACCCGGACCACGCGCTTGCAACTGACGGGACAGCCAAAACAGGTCTTGCGGCCGGACAAGATGGTCGCGACATAGTTGTTGCCGCCGAGGGCCTGCAGTCCTTCCTCCCAGAGCCCCTCGGTCCAGTGCTTGGCGGGGACGTCGCCCATCATCAGGCTGATCTCGATGGCGGAGATCGTCCCGACCTCACGGTAGGTCTGGAAGGTGATGCTCTCCCTACCGCGCTCGAGGATCTGCCGGCGCAGGGCGTCGGCCGCGGCGCGGTCGGCCAGCTTAACCGGGCGGCGCCCCCGGACGATGATGGCTTTCAGCTTCTTGCTTCCCATCACCGCGCCGAGACCGCCCCGGCCGGCCACGTGCCCGGAGTCGTGGACAATGGAGGCGAACCTGACCAGCCGCTCGCCGGCCGGGCCGATGGACAGGACCCGCCAGCCTTCGGGGCTAAAGCGACGGTGGACCTGATAGGTGTCCTGCCCCCAGAGGTCAGCCGCGTCCCGCAGTTCCGGCCGGCCGTCATCGATGGCCAGGTAGACCGGCCGGTCGGAGACCCCGGTGACGACTATCCCGTCATAGCCGGCGAACTTGAGGTGCGGCCCGAAGAAACCGCCGACGCTCGACTCGCCCCAGATCCCGCTGAGCGGGGAACGGGCGACCACGTTGAAGCGAGAGGCGGAGGGCAACGGCGTGCCGGCCATCGGGCCGGTCATCAGGATCAGCGGGTTGTCCGGCCCCAAGGGGTCTGGAGCGGCGGGGCGGCTCGGCCCGGCCGGACGGACGAAATCGGCGAAGTAGCGCGCCCCCAGGCCGCCGGCGCCGATGTACTGACGCAGCCATTCAGGGTCGAGGGGCCGGTCCTCCAGTCGCCCGCTGGTCAGGTCGGCCTGGAGCAGACGGCCCATGTAGCCCGCGGTCATAGGTCGTCACCGCCCGCCTTCACTGACCAGGTCGGAACGGCCGATTTCCTTGAGGTACTGGGGGTACAGCTCGAAGGCCGGCTTGATCACCGGGATGAGCTTGATGATGCTCTGAATCGGCCCGACGGCCTTCATCTGGCCCTTGGCCAGAGCCGCCACGAGGTTGACCCTGCCGAGCCAGAACTGGTGGGCGACATCGGCCTTCATCGTCATGACCACGTCCGGCTTGGACGGGGAGTCCCCTTGGTAGACGGCGTAAGGGGCGCCCGGCGGGGGGTTCTTGGCATCCACGGTGATGCTCGAGTCGGGCTCGCTGTAGTTGAACCGCACGGAGATCTTGGAGTCGGCCACCTTCTGGGACAGGGGATCGGACTTGGCCCGCTCGAAAAGGCCACCGATGCACTGGTAGACCTCGGCCGCGTCCTTGAACACCGCCATTCTTGAAGCACCTCCTCAGGTTTCGCGCTACGCGGTCTCAGAAGACTCGCTTCAGGACCTCCAGGAGCTCTTCAGCCGTCGCCGGGCGGGGGTTGGTGAAGATGGCTCCATCCGCGGCCGCCGCTTCGGCCGCCGCTTCCAGGCCGTCGGGCGGGACCCCGAGGTCGCGCAGGCGGTCGGGGAGACCGCATTCTTTGGCCAAAGCCTTGACCGCTTCGACGACCGCCTTGGCGGTCGCCTCCTCAGCCGCAGCCGGGGCCAGTCGGAAGGCCGGGGCCAGTTCGGCGATCCTGGCCGCGGCGAAGTCGAGGTTGAACTCCAACCCGGGGGCTAGGAGGACGGCGTTGGCCAGGCCGTGTGGGATGCTGAAGAGGCCGCCGAGGGCGTGGGCCATCGCATGAACGCAGCCGACCAGGGCGTTGGAGAAGGCCGCCCCAGCCGTATTGCTGCCGATCAGCATCCAGTAGCGAGCTTCCACGTTGGAGCCCTCATGGGTGGCCTTGGGCAACCAGTCGCGGACCACTTTGGTGGCGTACAAGGCCAGCGCGTCGCTGACCGGGTTGGCCGACAGGGATAGATAGGCTTCGACGGCGTGGGTCAGGGCGTCCATCCCGGTGGAGGCGGTCAACTGCGGCGGTAATCCGACGGTCACTTCCGGGTCGAGAATGGCCAGATCAGGGCCCAGGTAGGGGCTGGTGAAACTGTACTTGACCCTGGCCTCGGGGTCCTTGATGACGGCCATGTTGGTGACTTCGCTCCCGGTCCCGGCGGTGGTCGGCACGGCCACCAGCTTGCCAAGGGGGTCGTTGACCAGGCCGAGGCCCTGGTAATCCATGAGTGAGCCACCCTTGGAGAGGATCATGTTCATCCCTTTGGCGGTGTCGATGACGCTCCCCCCGCCGATGGCCACGAGGACGTCCCCGCCCGCCCGTCCCGCGGCGGCGGCTGCCTGCTCGACCACCCCGACATCCGAGTTCGGTGGGACGTCGAGGAATTGACCGGCCACGGCCACGCCGCCGGCCGTCAGCCCGTTCACGGCCCGGCCCACCAGGCCGAGCTTTTCAAGGGTCCGGTCGGCGACCACGAAAGCCCTTGTCCCACCGATTCGCGAGACCTGGTCGCCCAGTTCACGTACGAGGCCGGGCGCGCCCATCACCCGGGTTCGCATGGAGAAGTCCAGAAACTCGGGCAACACGGTCGATTCCCCCTTGGCTCCGGTTTTAAGTGTCTGAATATTTCCGTGGGCAAGAAACGGTTTCCTGCCATTCTCGGGAAAAGGTGAGCGGTCACGCAACGGGGCGGGATGAGGCGGGGCGGGCGGAATAAGGCGGGGCGGGCGAACCCGTCGGCGCCCCGCTCACTCAAAGGCAAAGGCGGCTTTGATGACGCCACTGCCCCGCTTGTCCATGGCCGTGGCCATTGCCTCTTTGTACTGGGCCAGCGCGAAGCGGTGGGTTAGGAAGTCGGAAAAGGTCACGGCGCCGTCGGCCATCAGTTCGATGGCCTTCTGGAAGGTAGGCACGCTTCGTCCGCCGATGTTTTCGAGACCGCTGGCGTAGGTCCCGGCGATGGTCAATTGGCTGACCCAGACGCGGCTCCAGTCAACGCCCCTGGGGGTCGAGGCCAGCCCGGCCAGG
Proteins encoded in this region:
- the scfA gene encoding six-cysteine ranthipeptide SCIFF, with protein sequence MSEPKKSGAQKHVRTVVNPFKRVTPDERCVNCQTSCQSACKTSCTVGNQVCPR
- a CDS encoding aldehyde ferredoxin oxidoreductase family protein; the encoded protein is MTAGYMGRLLQADLTSGRLEDRPLDPEWLRQYIGAGGLGARYFADFVRPAGPSRPAAPDPLGPDNPLILMTGPMAGTPLPSASRFNVVARSPLSGIWGESSVGGFFGPHLKFAGYDGIVVTGVSDRPVYLAIDDGRPELRDAADLWGQDTYQVHRRFSPEGWRVLSIGPAGERLVRFASIVHDSGHVAGRGGLGAVMGSKKLKAIIVRGRRPVKLADRAAADALRRQILERGRESITFQTYREVGTISAIEISLMMGDVPAKHWTEGLWEEGLQALGGNNYVATILSGRKTCFGCPVSCKRVVRVDGEPYPVEQGPGPEYETVASFGTMLKIDDLRAVAKLNEICNRQGLDTISCGGTLAFAFEAFERGLIGRGDTGGLDLRWGDPDAAIQLTTQIARREGFGERLAEGSERFASTLGREAQGFLMTVKGVEPPYHDPRAMHGLALQYATSDRGASHLSGLTYYAELGAVYLPDLGVEPPESAQTSEGKAALHVRAQDAGQVLGGALAFCYVGGSIISGEELVAGLKAVTGFDLTIEELLTVGRRIWTLKRLINCAFGMARADDRVPRRFLEPLPDGPAAGSVPDVERMLDEYYRLMGMDETGRPARSEIERLGLDEVAGRLCPGL
- a CDS encoding SCP2 sterol-binding domain-containing protein, with translation MAVFKDAAEVYQCIGGLFERAKSDPLSQKVADSKISVRFNYSEPDSSITVDAKNPPPGAPYAVYQGDSPSKPDVVMTMKADVAHQFWLGRVNLVAALAKGQMKAVGPIQSIIKLIPVIKPAFELYPQYLKEIGRSDLVSEGGR
- a CDS encoding iron-containing alcohol dehydrogenase translates to MLPEFLDFSMRTRVMGAPGLVRELGDQVSRIGGTRAFVVADRTLEKLGLVGRAVNGLTAGGVAVAGQFLDVPPNSDVGVVEQAAAAAGRAGGDVLVAIGGGSVIDTAKGMNMILSKGGSLMDYQGLGLVNDPLGKLVAVPTTAGTGSEVTNMAVIKDPEARVKYSFTSPYLGPDLAILDPEVTVGLPPQLTASTGMDALTHAVEAYLSLSANPVSDALALYATKVVRDWLPKATHEGSNVEARYWMLIGSNTAGAAFSNALVGCVHAMAHALGGLFSIPHGLANAVLLAPGLEFNLDFAAARIAELAPAFRLAPAAAEEATAKAVVEAVKALAKECGLPDRLRDLGVPPDGLEAAAEAAAADGAIFTNPRPATAEELLEVLKRVF